ACAATCCCTCAAAATGCCTGAGACTCACGTAATGCCCTCTGAGAAAGCCCACAGCTGTCATCATCTGCCCCTCGAGCAGAGTCATCCACCTCTGGGCCCCAGTACAGAGGCCTCGACTCACTGCCCAGCCCCAGCATGGGCACACTGCTCAGAGCCTGCCTGCCTGCGCAATTGACTCACCCTGttccatgttgctcagggtggtggAAGAGTTCATGTTGAGAGGCGGCTGCTTGTTCTGGGAGACCCCAGGACTGGGCATGGCCGTCTTGGGTGAGGCAACCCAGCCTGGAGAAGGCACCGCCATGGAAGGAGACTTGAGCCTGCTGGGCGAGCCAGTGGGTGAACGGACGCTGAGGGAGGAGCCGAGGACCTGGGGCGACTTGAGAGGTCCTGGCGGGTTGGCAGAAGGCAAGGGCACCATCTGTGAGGGAGTCTGGGGTGACTTGAGGTTGGCAGAGGGCGAGGTGACCAGGGGTGAGTGCACCTGGCTAAGGGTGGGTGACTTCAAGTGACCCATGCCCGGTGAGCCCATCTGATTAATACTGATGGTGAGGTCCGAAGGCCGCCTGCCTAGCCCCCGGTTTGGGGCTGAATGCACGGTCCCAGGAGGATtggaggcagagggcagaggcatGTGGCTGAGCCGGGTGGTGCCCACGTTGCTCATGGGCACTGAGCTCTGATCAGGGCTGAACATGTCTTGGGTATTGCCCATGTCCTGGGACATGGCTTGGTAGGGTCCCTGGCCCCCAGAGAATCCCTGCTGGCCCTGGTTGGGAAACTGTGAAGGCATCAGCATCTTTTGCGGGCCGCCCATCACGCCACTGCTGTTCTGGGCCCGAACCCGGGCCATCTCCTCAGGACTGAGGCCCTGGGGCCCCATCATGTCCCCAGGGCCCCGCATCTTCTGCGACATCAGCATCTGCTGCTGCGGGGTCATCTGCACGTTCAGGTTCATGTTCATGTTCATGTTCACATTCATGTTCATGTTGAGGTTGCCTGGCCCCATGGGCGGGTCCACCTCCCTCAGCCCAGACTGTCCCATGGGAGGGCTCAGGAGGCCCCGGCCTCCACCAAACTCCATGCCCATGGGAGTGCCCGCCAGGCCCTCACCGCCAGCCATCTGCCCGGGGAACATGGCAGGATCCATCTGCCGGTGCGCCTGCATCATCCGCTCCATCTCCATGCTCTGTCCCATGCCACTGCCTGCCATGCCCAGGGGGCGCTGCATGCCCATCGACCGCTTCTCCAGCAGCTGGTGCCGCAGCAGCTCCTCACGGACTCGGGGGGTCATGAATCGCTCCGCCTCACCCTGCCCACCTGGGTAGGGCATGGTGTTCTGGGCAAAATTGCTGGGTCCCCCCATAGGGGGCAAGTCTTCAGTCCAGCCCATGCCTGGTCTTACGGGCCTCTGCATGGCATTCATGGGCACCTCCATGGGCATACTCTGCATGCCCCCAAACCCAGGCACCCGTTGTATCTGGTTGCCTGGGAAACGGGGGCCAGGAAAGGGAGGTCCGCCCCGGAGCTGCATGGGATCTTGAACATCCATGGGTCCCCGCAGCTGCGCACCCATTCCAGGCGGCCACTGATCCCCAGGCTTGCTGTGGTAAGGAGGCGGGGGCCCCCTCACCATCATGCCCCCCATGCCCATCATGTCCTGCAGAGGGCGGCCCCCGTGCAGCCCAATCTGTTCCTCTTTCCGCCGTTTCTCCTCGTAGTACTCCTCCTGCAGCTTGCGCCAGGCCACCTGCTCGGGCGTGAGGCTGTCCTGGCCCAGCCTCTGTATCATCATGTTCATCTGCTGCCCCATGTCCCCACCCGGGGGGTGCCCAGGCACTTCGTGCTCCAGAGGGGGGCCCCCTAGGCTCTGTGTCTGCGAAATCATGGACTGCAAGGGTTCCTCATACTTCTTCAGCCCGCTGGGAGGGGCCGTGGGTGGCTGCtgggcggggggagggggtgcTTGTGCTGGTGGGCCCCCCTCACCCGCTCCTCCTGGGGGCCCCTTGAGGAAGGGCTCAGTCTCTCCGCTGCGGAGCAGCAGTCGCTCAATGTCTCGCAGCGTCTGGAGGGACCGTTCCCGATGCTCCAGCTGCTCTTTGGACAGGCCCTCTGAGCCCACCAGGCTGCGCTGCCCGTTTCCAGTGGGGGCTGCCTCCCCCAGCAGGGCAGGGCCGGGGGCACTGCTGGGGTCtcctccaggaggcagagggttgtTGGCGGTGGTAGCCGTCGGGGTGTTAGGGTGGGTGCCCCCAGTCCCACCACCTGTGCTGGCAGCTCCCACTGAGTTGGGGGCCAGGTCCTGACTGCTGTCCTCAGGAGGCCCCTCTGGGGGCAGAGCAGGCGGGGCACTGCCaggggccggggggtggcggcggCGGCAGTGGAGGTGGCTGGGACTGTGGGGTGCCCGCTGTCGGCGTGCTCAGGGGTAGCGGTTCTGGGGTGGGGGGTACTTTAGGGGCCTGCAGAAGGACAAAGAGAGCATGAGACAGGTAAGGGGACGTTCCGCCCCGTCCTGCTGCTCACAGAGGCACCACGCTCACCTGGTCAAGCTTGGCCCGGGGCACGTTCTGCTGGTGGTAGGCGAGGATGGAGTCTGCCCGGCCCTGCAGCACTGCCTCTGCAGCCCTGCACAGAGTGAGGGCACCCACAGCTCAGAGGGGTGAGCAGGAGGGAGCCCCACCCTCACCCACCCCACCCGCCCCTGCACATGGCTCCCTCAGAACCCCAGGCTGAGAGGTgctgggcagagagagagagagacgtggCCTGCCTACCAGGCACTTAcgtgttggccaggtgggtggTGAAGACGTATACGAACTGCGAGGGAGGCTTTCCGGGGacacccccgcccccgcccccgcccccagggGCATCAGGCCGAAGGCCAGGAGGAGGGCCGTGCGGGGCGCCTGGCACGCTGCTCTCGCTGAGGGGCAGTTGGGTGGTTTGGCCGGGACCCAGCTGTGGGGCCGCCATGGCTGGGTCTGCTACATTACAATCtgcaggaggagagaggagagggaaaggggctAAGTGGGACGTCCAGATGCAGGAAGGACCAGCTGATACCCCTCCCACTGATGCTCACAGCCTTACAGCTCGTGCCCACAGGAACATATGATGTCACTATCTGGTGTTCTCATCAGGCTGGTTTCCATCATGGCAAGAGTGGTGACCATGTGGAGAGCAGGGACAGAGAAAATGTGTCCTTTCCATAGGCTCCCATGGGCCTGGCATTCTGCTGGGGACTTAACACGTGTGATTTCATCTCATCAACACACCCTGGGAGGAACCTGTCACACACTCCATTTAACAAAGGAggaggccgagcgtggtggctcacgactgtaatcccagcactttgggaggccaaggcaggcagatcacgaggtcaggagatcgagaccatcctggctaacacggtgaaactccgtctctactaaaaatacaaaaaaatgagccgggtgttatggcaggagcctgtagttccagctactcaggaggctgaggcaggagaacggcgtgaaccctggaggcggagcttgcagtgagccaagatcgcgccactgcgctccagcctaggcgacagagcgagactccatctcaaaaaaacccaaaaaacaaaacaagaaaaaaaagagttacataGCCAGTTAGTACAGAGCCAGAACTGAACCCAGGGCAGGGACTCTGAAGCTCTGCTCTGAGCTCTGCTGCTGCCCCTCAAACTGGGTAAGTGTATGTGCACACAGTCTAGTCACCCAGTTAGGGAGAAGGCAGAGAGGGTGCACGAGCTGATGATTCAAACGATGGATGGTTTTTCACTCTAGCCCCACCACTAACTGACTTTGTGATTTTATGAACCAGACATCCCTCTAAGCCtcggtttcttcatctataaaatgtaaaatactaacCTCCTCCTTGCACAGTGGGCaggtcaaagaaatatattttttaacagtaAGTTTAAATCAATGTCACAGAGTAAAAAAATCCAtttgaaaaacagagagccaggagcggtgtctcatgcctgtaatcccagcactttgggaggtagaggtggcaggatcacctgaggtcaggagttcaagaccagactggccaacacggtgaaaccctgtctactaaaaatacaaaaattaactgggcgtggtgccacatgcctgtcatcccagctactcgggaggctgagacaagagaattgcttgaacttaggaggtggaagttgcagagagctgagatcgtgccactgcactctagccagggcgacagagggagactgtctcaaaaaaataaaaaaaaaagaaaagaaagaaagaaaaaagaaacacaaaaagctGACATACTGGAAACACTCTCAAGACAGACCAGCTACCCTCAGCACCAAGGGAAGTTTTGTTCCATGGTTATACACTTGACTGTAAGTCTTAGCGTAGAAAAAAATCTCCAATGGGTCTAGGTGAGTGGGTAGGCCCATTCCCATGCCAAGAAAAGCAAGTCACGGTGCCTGGCCCGCAGACAGTAAGTCCCAGCATTCTCAGTTAATGGGAGACAAACTGCCTAAAGTTGTCTCCATTGAGCTAGGACAGTGACCACCGGGCCATGGGCCCAGTGTCAGGCTGCCCTCTTTGGAAAACGTTTCTTTTCCACCTTCTTCTCTGACGGACCCACACCAAAATGGCCCTGCTCTAGACCCTATCTCTCCAATTTTACATAGAAGAGCAGAGCCAGAAATTTGTGGGGGAGCTTAAGAGCTGACctcaggtcgggcgcggtggctcacgcctgtaatcccagcactttgggaggctgagacgggcggatcacgaggtcaggagatcgagaccatcctggctaatacggtgaaaccccgtctctactaaaaatacaaaaaactagccaggcgaggtggcgggtgcctgtagtcccagctactcgggaggctgaggcaggagaatggcgtgaacccgggaggcggagcttgcagtgagctgagatccggccactgcactccagcctgggcgacagagcgagactctgcctcaaaaaaaaaaaaaaaaaaaaaaaaagagctgaccTCGATGTGTGAGGGTTGCTGAGGGGCTCTTGGATACAAGCTatggggagagaggcagggctTAGTCCAACAAGGAACTTTCTAGTACAATAACAACGATAAAAGCTAACATGTTATATGTATAACCTCATTTACTCCTTGTACGAACCCTatgagataaataatatttttatagatgaggaaacggaggcccTTTCCCAAATTAACAGAAATAACCTGGGTTGCAAACCAAGGCAGCCTGATGGCAGAACTAGTTCTGTCAATGTCTACGTTCTATCGCCCCTCCAATAAGAACTCTTTAAGAATCTAAGGgcagtggccaggcgtggtggctcacacctgcaatcccagcactttgggaggccgaggtgggtggatcacctgaggttgggagttcaagatcagcctgaccaacacggagaaaccccatctctactaaaaatacaaaattagccggtcatggtggcgcgttgctataatcccagctactcaggaaagctgaggcaggagaatcacttgaacctgggaggcggaacctgtggtgagccaagattgcgccattgcactccagcctgggcaacaagagcgagatcacatcattgtactccaccctgggcaacaagagcgaaactctgtttcaaaaaaaaaaaaaagaatctaagggcaggccgggcacggtggcttatgcctataatcccaataatttgggaggctgaggagggtggatcactcgaggtcaggagttcgagaccaacctggccatcatggtgaaaccccatctctactaaaaacacaaaaattagccaggtgtggtgacgcatgcctgtaatcccagctactcgggaggctgaggcaggagaatctcttgaactcaggaggcagaggttgcagtgagccaagattgcgccattgtactccagtctgggcaacaagagtgaaactccaactcaaaaataaataaataaataaattaaagactcCAGGGGCAGTACGACTAAATTAGTCACAATAGTCGCCTTGAGTATGGGATGTCAGCAATTTCTACTTTGTATTTCC
Above is a genomic segment from Chlorocebus sabaeus isolate Y175 chromosome 1, mChlSab1.0.hap1, whole genome shotgun sequence containing:
- the BCL9L gene encoding LOW QUALITY PROTEIN: B-cell CLL/lymphoma 9-like protein (The sequence of the model RefSeq protein was modified relative to this genomic sequence to represent the inferred CDS: deleted 1 base in 1 codon) — encoded protein: MRILANKTRLPHPRRREAPGSPPLSPRGHCPPAPAKPMHPENKLTNHGKTGNGGAQSQHQNVNQGPTCNLGSKGVGAGNHGAKANQISPSNSSLKNPQTGVPPFSSLKGKVKRERSVSVDSGEQREAGTPSLDSEAKEVAPRSKRRCVLERKQPYSGDEWCSGPDSEEDDKPIGATHNCNVADPAMAAPQLGPGQTTQLPLSESSVPGAPHGPPPGLRPDAPGGGGGGGGVPGKPPSQFVYVFTTHLANTAAEAVLQGRADSILAYHQQNVPRAKLDQAPKVPPTPEPLPLSTPTAGTPQSQPPPLPPPPPPAPGSAPPALPPEGPPEDSSQDLAPNSVGAASTGGGTGGTHPNTPTATTANNPLPPGGDPSSAPGPALLGEAAPTGNGQRSLVGSEGLSKEQLEHRERSLQTLRDIERLLLRSGETEPFLKGPPGGAGEGGPPAQAPPPPAQQPPTAPPSGLKKYEEPLQSMISQTQSLGGPPLEHEVPGHPPGGDMGQQMNMMIQRLGQDSLTPEQVAWRKLQEEYYEEKRRKEEQIGLHGGRPLQDMMGMGGMMVRGPPPPYHSKPGDQWPPGMGAQLRGPMDVQDPMQLRGGPPFPGPRFPGNQIQRVPGFGGMQSMPMEVPMNAMQRPVRPGMGWTEDLPPMGGPSNFAQNTMPYPGGQGEAERFMTPRVREELLRHQLLEKRSMGMQRPLGMAGSGMGQSMEMERMMQAHRQMDPAMFPGQMAGGEGLAGTPMGMEFGGGRGLLSPPMGQSGLREVDPPMGPGNLNMNMNVNMNMNMNLNVQMTPQQQMLMSQKMRGPGDMMGPQGLSPEEMARVRAQNSSGVMGGPQKMLMPSQFPNQGQQGFSGGQGPYQAMSQDMGNTQDMFSPDQSSVPMSNVGTTRLSHMPLPSASNPPGTVHSAPNRGLGRRPSDLTISINQMGSPGMGHLKSPTLSQVHSPLVTSPSANLKSPQTPSQMVPLPSANPPGPLKSPQVLGSSLSVRSPTGSPSRLKSPSMAVPSPGWVASPKTAMPSPGVSQNKQPPLNMNSSTTLSNMEQGALPPSGPRSSSSAPPANPPSGLMNPSLPFTSSPDPTPSQNPLSLMMTQMSKYAMPSSTPLYHNAIKTIATSDDELLPDRPLLPPPPPPQGSGPGISNSQPSQMHLNSAAAQSPMGMNLPGQQPLSHEPPPAMLPSPTPLGSNIPLHPNPQGTGGPPQNSMMMAPGGPDSLNAPCGPVPSSSQMMPFPPRLQQPHGAMAPTGGGGGGPGLQQHYPSGMPLPPEDLPNQPPGPMPPQQHLMGKAMAGRMGDTYPPGVLPGVASVLNDPELSEVIRPTPTGIPEFDLSRIIPSEKPSSTLQYFPKSENQPPKAQPPNLHLMNLQNMMAEQTPSRPPNLPGQQGVQRGLNMSMCHPGQMSLLGRTGVPPQQGMVPHALHQGVMSPPQGLMTQQNFMLMKQRGVGGEVYSQPPHMLSPQGSLMGPPPQQNLMVSHPLRQRSVSLDSQMGYLPAPGGMANLPF